Proteins encoded together in one Amblyomma americanum isolate KBUSLIRL-KWMA chromosome 1, ASM5285725v1, whole genome shotgun sequence window:
- the LOC144113265 gene encoding protein C10 isoform X1 — translation MSANLAFKENFDSEKAKGALEDILAAFDQPENFARLQDAKDLAGNDMLKHMQVVFPLLTQIEMGVIESYGFTRDGEGVLQFAQIIKQMEREHPEIARLNAELRAHFIPPMVPPSLPDN, via the exons ATGTCGGCGAACCTCGCCTTTAAAGAAAACTTCGATTCTGAAAAGGCAAAAG GCGCTCTGGAAGACATACTTGCTGCGTTTGACCAACCTGAGAACTTCGCTAGACTTCAGGACGCCAAAGACTTGGCTGGAAATGACATGCTCAAGCACATGCAGGTTGTCTTCCCACTGCTAACACAGATAGAAATGGGTGTCATCGAAAGCTACGGCTTCACTCGCGATGGAGAAG GTGTCTTGCAGTTCGCCCAAATCATCAAGCAAATGGAAAGGGAGCACCCTGAAATCGCGCGGCTGAATGCCGAGCTCCGGGCTCATTTCATCCCACCGATGGTGCCACCCTCGTTACCAGACAACTAA
- the LOC144113265 gene encoding protein C10 isoform X2, with protein sequence MSANLAFKENFDSEKAKGALEDILAAFDQPENFARLQDAKDLAGNDMLKHMQVVFPLLTQIEMGVIESYGFTRDGEALSPKCVLPQCASIIMFHSCFHGCLHRPRC encoded by the exons ATGTCGGCGAACCTCGCCTTTAAAGAAAACTTCGATTCTGAAAAGGCAAAAG GCGCTCTGGAAGACATACTTGCTGCGTTTGACCAACCTGAGAACTTCGCTAGACTTCAGGACGCCAAAGACTTGGCTGGAAATGACATGCTCAAGCACATGCAGGTTGTCTTCCCACTGCTAACACAGATAGAAATGGGTGTCATCGAAAGCTACGGCTTCACTCGCGATGGAGAAG cattgtcACCCAAGTGTGTCCTACCACAGTGTGCTTCGATTATAATGTTTCATTCTTGCTTTCATGGCTGTCTACACAGACCTCGCTGCTAA